A section of the Oncorhynchus nerka isolate Pitt River linkage group LG3, Oner_Uvic_2.0, whole genome shotgun sequence genome encodes:
- the LOC115102150 gene encoding BOS complex subunit TMEM147-like isoform X2, translated as MLFLATFFPTWEGGAGVYDFVGEFMKATVDLADLLGLHLVMSRNAGKGEYKIMVAAMGWSTAELIMSRCIPLWVGARGIEFDWKYIQMSFDSNISLVHYIAMAAVVWMFTRYDLPKSFRLPVTVLLGLCVYKAFLMELFVHVFLLGSWTALLVKAVLTGSISLCSLFLFVTLVHSN; from the exons ATGCTATTTCTAGCCACTTTCTTCCCCACATGGGAGGGAGGAGCTGGTGTGTATGACTTTGTTGGTGAGTTTATGAAGGCCACGGTGGACCTAGCAGACCTTCTGGGCCTGCATCTGGTCATGTCCAGGAACGCAGGGAAGGGAGAGTACAAGATCATGGTGGCAGCGATGGGATGGTCCACAGCAGAGCTCATTATGTCAAG GTGTATACCTCTATGGGTGGGTGccagaggcattgagtttgactGGAAGTACATACAGATGAGCTTCGACTCCAACATCAGCCTG GTGCACTATATCGCCATGGCAGCAGTGGTGTGGATGTTCACGCGGTACGACCTCCCGAAGAGCTTCCGTCTGCCTGTGACTGTACTGCTAGGGCTGTGTGTATACAAGGCCTTCCTCATGGA GTTGTTTGTCCATGTGTTCCTGCTGGGGAGCTGGACAGCCCTCCTGGTGAAGGCGGTGCTCACTGGAtccatctccctctgttctctcttcctcttcgtcACACTGGTGCACAGTAACTGA
- the gapdhs gene encoding glyceraldehyde-3-phosphate dehydrogenase isoform X2: protein MSDLCVGINGFGRIGRLVLRACLQKGIKVVAINDPFIDLQYMVYMFKYDSTHGRYKGEVSMEDGKLIVDDHSISVFQCMKPHEIPWGNAGADYVVESTGVFLSIDKASSHIQGGAKRVVVSAPSPDAPMFVMGVNEDKYDPSSMTIVSNASCTTNCLAPLAKVIHDNFGIEEALMTTVHAYTATQKTVDGPSAKAWRDGRGAHQNIIPASTGAAKAVGKVIPELNGKLTGMAFRVPVADVSVVDLTCRLSRPGSYAEIKEAVKKAAEGPMKGYLGYTEDSVVSSDFIGDTHSSIFDAGAGISLNDNFVKLISWYDNEFGYSHRVADLLLYMHSKE from the exons ATGTCAGACCTCTGTGTTGGAATCAACGG ATTTGGCCGTATTGGCCGCCTGGTCCTCAGGGCCTGCCTGCAGAAGGGAATCAAAGTCGTTGCTATCAACGATCCCTTCATCGACCTGCAGTACATG GTTTACATGTTCAAGTATGACTCCACCCACGGCCGTTACAAAGGTGAGGTGAGCATGGAGGACGGGAAGCTGATTGTGGACGACCACTCCATCTCCGTATTCCAGTG TATGAAGCCCCATGAGATCCCATGGGGTAACGCCGGTGCCGATTACGTCGTTGAGTCCACCGGAGTCTTCCTCAGCATTGACAAGGCCTCT TCCCACATCCAGGGTGGTGCCAAGCGGGTGGTTGTGTCTGCCCCCTCCCCCGACGCCCCCATGTTCGTCATGGGAGTCAACGAGGACAAGTACGACCCCTCCAGCATGACCATCGTCAG TAATGCATCTTGCACGACTAACTGCCTGGCCCCCCTGGCTAAGGTCATCCACGATAACTTCGGCATCGAGGAGGCCCTCATG aCCACAGTCCACGCCTACACCGCCACCCAGAAGACGGTGGACGGCCCCTCTGCCAAGGCATGGCGCGATGGCCGTGGTGCCCACCAGAACATCATTCCTGCCTCCACCGGAGCTGCCAAGGCTGTGGGCAAGGTCATCCCTGAGCTCAACGG CAAGCTGACTGGCATGGCCTTCCGTGTGCCCGTGGCTGACGTGTCAGTGGTGGACCTAACCTGCCGCCTGTCCCGGCCCGGCAGCTACGCTGAGATCAAGGAGGCTGTCAAGAAGGCCGCCGAAGGACCCATGAAGGGATACCTGGGGTACACTGAGGACTCT GTTGTGTCTTCTGACTTCATTGGAGACACCCACTCCTCCATCTTTGATGCTGGCGCCGGTATCTCCCTCAACGACAACTTTGTCAAACTAATTTCCTG GTATGACAATGAATTCGGCTACAGCCACCGCGTCGCTGACCTGTTGCTGTACATGCATTCTAAGGAGTAA
- the gapdhs gene encoding glyceraldehyde-3-phosphate dehydrogenase isoform X1, whose product MERQPSPDDGMGLFHQCDGEGRIILFTTTTKSTATMSDLCVGINGFGRIGRLVLRACLQKGIKVVAINDPFIDLQYMVYMFKYDSTHGRYKGEVSMEDGKLIVDDHSISVFQCMKPHEIPWGNAGADYVVESTGVFLSIDKASSHIQGGAKRVVVSAPSPDAPMFVMGVNEDKYDPSSMTIVSNASCTTNCLAPLAKVIHDNFGIEEALMTTVHAYTATQKTVDGPSAKAWRDGRGAHQNIIPASTGAAKAVGKVIPELNGKLTGMAFRVPVADVSVVDLTCRLSRPGSYAEIKEAVKKAAEGPMKGYLGYTEDSVVSSDFIGDTHSSIFDAGAGISLNDNFVKLISWYDNEFGYSHRVADLLLYMHSKE is encoded by the exons ATGGAGAGGCAGCCATCTCCAGATGATGGGATGGGCCTTTTTCATCAGTGCGATGGTGAAGGTCGTATCATACT GTTCACCACCACAACCAAATCAACAGCAACTATGTCAGACCTCTGTGTTGGAATCAACGG ATTTGGCCGTATTGGCCGCCTGGTCCTCAGGGCCTGCCTGCAGAAGGGAATCAAAGTCGTTGCTATCAACGATCCCTTCATCGACCTGCAGTACATG GTTTACATGTTCAAGTATGACTCCACCCACGGCCGTTACAAAGGTGAGGTGAGCATGGAGGACGGGAAGCTGATTGTGGACGACCACTCCATCTCCGTATTCCAGTG TATGAAGCCCCATGAGATCCCATGGGGTAACGCCGGTGCCGATTACGTCGTTGAGTCCACCGGAGTCTTCCTCAGCATTGACAAGGCCTCT TCCCACATCCAGGGTGGTGCCAAGCGGGTGGTTGTGTCTGCCCCCTCCCCCGACGCCCCCATGTTCGTCATGGGAGTCAACGAGGACAAGTACGACCCCTCCAGCATGACCATCGTCAG TAATGCATCTTGCACGACTAACTGCCTGGCCCCCCTGGCTAAGGTCATCCACGATAACTTCGGCATCGAGGAGGCCCTCATG aCCACAGTCCACGCCTACACCGCCACCCAGAAGACGGTGGACGGCCCCTCTGCCAAGGCATGGCGCGATGGCCGTGGTGCCCACCAGAACATCATTCCTGCCTCCACCGGAGCTGCCAAGGCTGTGGGCAAGGTCATCCCTGAGCTCAACGG CAAGCTGACTGGCATGGCCTTCCGTGTGCCCGTGGCTGACGTGTCAGTGGTGGACCTAACCTGCCGCCTGTCCCGGCCCGGCAGCTACGCTGAGATCAAGGAGGCTGTCAAGAAGGCCGCCGAAGGACCCATGAAGGGATACCTGGGGTACACTGAGGACTCT GTTGTGTCTTCTGACTTCATTGGAGACACCCACTCCTCCATCTTTGATGCTGGCGCCGGTATCTCCCTCAACGACAACTTTGTCAAACTAATTTCCTG GTATGACAATGAATTCGGCTACAGCCACCGCGTCGCTGACCTGTTGCTGTACATGCATTCTAAGGAGTAA
- the LOC115102150 gene encoding BOS complex subunit TMEM147-like isoform X1 encodes MTLFHFGNCFALAYFPYFITYKCSGLSEYNAFWRCVQAGATYLFVQLCKMLFLATFFPTWEGGAGVYDFVGEFMKATVDLADLLGLHLVMSRNAGKGEYKIMVAAMGWSTAELIMSRCIPLWVGARGIEFDWKYIQMSFDSNISLVHYIAMAAVVWMFTRYDLPKSFRLPVTVLLGLCVYKAFLMELFVHVFLLGSWTALLVKAVLTGSISLCSLFLFVTLVHSN; translated from the exons ATGACGCTATTTCATTTCGGGAATTGCTTTGCCTTGGCTTATTTCCCCTACTTTATCACCTACAAGTGCAGTGGACT ATCagaatacaatgcattctggAGATGTGTTCAAGCAGGAGCTACCTACCTATTTGTGCAGTTATGCAAG ATGCTATTTCTAGCCACTTTCTTCCCCACATGGGAGGGAGGAGCTGGTGTGTATGACTTTGTTGGTGAGTTTATGAAGGCCACGGTGGACCTAGCAGACCTTCTGGGCCTGCATCTGGTCATGTCCAGGAACGCAGGGAAGGGAGAGTACAAGATCATGGTGGCAGCGATGGGATGGTCCACAGCAGAGCTCATTATGTCAAG GTGTATACCTCTATGGGTGGGTGccagaggcattgagtttgactGGAAGTACATACAGATGAGCTTCGACTCCAACATCAGCCTG GTGCACTATATCGCCATGGCAGCAGTGGTGTGGATGTTCACGCGGTACGACCTCCCGAAGAGCTTCCGTCTGCCTGTGACTGTACTGCTAGGGCTGTGTGTATACAAGGCCTTCCTCATGGA GTTGTTTGTCCATGTGTTCCTGCTGGGGAGCTGGACAGCCCTCCTGGTGAAGGCGGTGCTCACTGGAtccatctccctctgttctctcttcctcttcgtcACACTGGTGCACAGTAACTGA
- the LOC115102130 gene encoding potassium-transporting ATPase alpha chain 1: MSKGDSYDMFEMNGEVDVKMKKKKKIKKKDRLEGMKKEMDIDDHEITIEELEMRYTTSVTKGLTSSKAAEVLERDGPNELLPPKGTPEYVKFARQLAGGLQCLMWVAAVICFIAFGIEFSRGTLGCFDDLYLAITLITVVVVTGCFGYYQEFKSTNIIASFKNLVPQQALVIRDGQKNQINAMDLVVGDLVEIKGGDRVPADIRIIFAQGCKVDNSSLTGESEPQSKTPECTHENPLETKNIAFFSTTCLEGVATGTVINTGDRTIIGRIASLASGVGNEKTPIAIEIEHFVDIIAGLAIFFGFTFFVVAMFIGYAFLEAMIFFMAIVVAYVPEGLLATVTVCLSLTAKRLARKNCVVKNLEAVETLGSTSVICSDKTGTLTQNRMTVAHLWFDNVIHAADTTEDQSGQSFDQSSETWRSLARVAGLCNRAIFKPNQESLPIPRRIVVGDASETALLKFTELAIGNMMEYRERFKKVVEVPFNSTNKFQLSVHELEDPMDLRYLLVMKGAPERILERCSTILVRGQEMPLDEQWREAFQTAYMDLGSLGERVLGFCHIYLNENEFPRGYKFDSDEMNFTTSGLCFAGLISMIDPPRATVPDAVMKCRTAGIRVVMVTGDHPITARAIAANVGIITEGSETVEDIATRKRIPVEQVNRSDARACVISGGQLKDMSSEELDEALRSHPEMVFARTSPQQKLIIVESCQRLGSIVAVTGDGVNDSPALKKADIGIAMGIAGSDAAKNAADMILLDDNFASIVTGVEQGRLIFDNLKKSIAYTLTKNIPELTPYLIYITVSVPLPLGCITILMIELATDIFPSVSLAYEKAESDIMHLKPRNPRKDRLVNESLAAYSYFQIGAIQSFAGFTDYFTAMAQEGWYPLLCVGLRSHWENVHLQDLQDSYGQEWTYAQRLYQQYTCYTVFFISIEICQIADVLIRKTRRLSIFQQGFFRNKVLVSAIVFQLLLGNLLCYCPGMPNIFNFMPIRGQWWFVPIPYGILIFVYDEIRKLGVRRHPGSWWDQELYY; this comes from the exons ATGAGTAAAGGG GACTCTTACGACATGTTTGAGATGAATGGAGAGGTGGACGTCAAgatgaagaaaaagaagaagataaAGAAAAAGGATAGGCTAGAGGGCATGAAGAAGGAGATGGACATT GATGACCACGAGATCACAATAGAAGAGCTAGAGATGAGGTATACCACCAGTGTAACCAAG gGCCTGACCTCCAGCAAAGCCGCGGAGGTTCTGGAGCGGGACGGCCCCAATGAACTGCTGCCCCCCAAAGGGACCCCAGAGTACGTCAAGTTTGCCCGCCAGCTGGCCGGAGGGCTGCAGTGTCTGATGTGGGTGGCAGCCGTCATCTGCTTCATTGCTTTCGGCATCGAGTTCTCCAGGGGAACCCTTGGCTGCTTTGACGAT CTGTACCTCGCCATCACTCTGATCACTGTTGTTGTGGTGACTGGCTGTTTCGGTTACTACCAAGAGTTTAAGAGCACCAACATCATCGCCAGCTTCAAAAATCTAGTGCCACAG CAAGCCCTGGTGATCCGTGACGGGCAGAAGAACCAGATCAATGCCATGGACCTGGTGGTGGGAGACCTGGTGGAGATCAAGGGTGGTGACCGTGTGCCTGCTGACATCCGCATCATCTTTGCCCAGGGCTGTAAG GTGGATAACTCATCCCTGACAGGAGAGTCAGAGCCCCAGAGCAAAACCCCGGAGTGTACCCACGAGAACCCCCTAGAGACTAAGAACATCGCCTTCTTCTCCACCACCTGCCTGGAAG GAGTGGCCACAGGAACGGTCATCAACACGGGTGACCGCACCATCATTGGCCGCATTGCCAGCTTGGCGTCAGGCGTAGGCAATGAGAAGACGCCAATTGCCATAGAAATTGAGCACTTTGTTGACATCATTGCTGGGCTGGCCATCTTCTTTGGCTTCACCTTCTTCGTGGTGGCCATGTTTATCGGCTATGCCTTCCTGGAGGCTATGATCTTCTTCATGGCCATCGTGGTGGCCTATGTACCTGAGGGGCTGCTGGCTACTGTCACT gtgTGTCTGTCGCTGACGGCCAAGCGTCTGGCCAGGAAGAACTGTGTGGTGAAGAACCTGGAGGCTGTGGAGACACTGGGCTCCACCTCGGTCATCTGCTCTGACAAGACGGGCACTCTGACCCAGAACAGGATGACCGTGGCCCACCTGTGGTTCGACAATGTGATCCATGCTGCAGACACCACAGAGGACCAATCAGGTCAGAGCTTTGACCAATCATCCGAGACATGGCGATCGTTGGCAAGAGTGGCAGGACTCTGTAACCGGGCCATCTTCAAACCCAACCAGGAGTCTCTGCCTATACCTAGG AGAATAGTGGTGGGCGACGCCTCAGAGACGGCTCTGCTGAAGTTCACTGAGCTGGCCATAGGGAATATGATGGAATACAGGGAGCGATTCAAAAAGGTTGTTGAAGTACCATTCAACTCCACCAACAAGTTCCAG CTGTCAGTGCATGAGTTGGAGGACCCCATGGACTTGCGCTACCTGCTGGTGATGAAGGGGGCGCCAGAGAGGATCTTGGAGCGCTGCTCCACCATCCTGGTCAGGGGCCAGGAGATGCCCCTGGATGAACAGTGGAGAGAGGCCTTCCAGACCGCATACATGGACTTGGGGAGCCTGGGGGAGAGAGTGCTGG GTTTCTGTCACATCTATCTGAATGAGAATGAGTTCCCTCGTGGTTACAAGTTTGACTCTGATGAGATGAACTTCACCACGTCTGGTTTGTGTTTCGCTGGACTCATCTCCATGATCGACCCACCCCGCGCCACTGTGCCTGACGCTGTCATGAAGTGCCGCACAGCTGGAATAAGG GTAGTCATGGTGACGGGTGACCACCCGATCACGGCCAGAGCCATCGCTGCCAACGTTGGCATCATCACAGAGGGCagtgagacagtagaggacattgCTACCAGGAAACGCATTCCAGTGGAGCAGGTCAACAGGAG TGATGCCCGTGCCTGTGTGATCAGTGGTGGTCAGCTGAAGGACATGAGCAGTGAAGAGCTGGACGAAGCGTTGAGGAGTCACCCTGAAATGGTGTTCGCCCGCACCTCCCCCCAGCAGAAACTCATCATCGTGGAGAGCTGTCAGCGCCTG GGCTCCATTGTGGCTGTGACAGGCGATGGGGTGAACGACTCCCCTGCGTTGAAAAAGGCAGACATTGGTATTGCCATGGGCATAGCTGGCTCCGATGCAGCTAAGAATGCAGCTGACATGATTCTGCTGGATGACAACTTTGCCTCCATCGTCACAGGGGTGGAGCAGG GTCGTCTGATCTTTGACAACCTGAAGAAATCCATTGCGTACACACTGACCAAGAACATTCCGGAGCTCACACCCTACCTCATCTACATCACTGTCAGTGTTCCTCTGCCATTGGGCTGCATCACCATCCTCATGATTGAGCTGGCCACTGACATT tttccctctgtgtctctggcCTATGAGAAGGCAGAGAGTGATATTATGCATCTGAAACCCAGGAACCCGCGTAAGGATAGGTTGGTGAACGAATCTCTGGCTGCCTACTCCTACTTCCAGATTG GAGCGATCCAGTCTTTCGCTGGTTTCACAGACTACTTTACAGCGATGGCCCAGGAAGGCTGGTATCCTCTGCTGTGTGTGGGGCTCAGGTCCCACTGGGAGAACGTCCATCTGCAGGACCTGCAGGACAGCTATGGCCAggagtgg ACATACGCCCAGCGTCTGTATCAGCAGTACACCTGCTACACTGTCTTCTTCATCAGTATCGAGATCTGCCAGATCGCTGACGTGTTGATCAGGAAAACTCGCCGTCTGTCCATCTTCCAGCAGGGCTTCTTTAG GAACAAGGTGCTAGTGAGTGCCATCGTCTTCCAGCTGTTACTGGGTAACCTGCTGTGCTACTGCCCAGGGATGCCAAACATTTTCAACTTCATGCCCATTAG GGGCCAATGGTGGTTTGTTCCAATCCCATACGGAATTCTAATCTTTGTCTATGACGAGATCAGAAAGCTGGGGGTCAGAAGACATCCAGGAA GTTGGTGGGACCAGGAGCTGTATTATTGA